The genome window GAATGATTTTCTTCTGTGGTTCTCTTCGAACTATCCTTTCTCAGATCATTTACTGTTACAATGCGATTCTACAAAGTGGATGAGCATGGTTTGAAAAAATGTAGTTCTACCATATTAAAGATAAACCATTTTAAATACTCAACCTAAATGTGATACTGACTCATCTGTTTATTTCTCCTAGGCTTAGTGTGTATACTATCAAGAAATGTCCCGAGTATTAATTTTTCATCAAGACGGATATATCGTCATTTAAAAGTATTAGAAGCGTAGCTGTTCTTTCTGATGACTATTTTCTGCCTATATTACAATTTTTAACATGTACTTTTATAGGGTTGCAAACTTAACGATGTCACTGTTGTATATACCAAATGGGAGAACCTGAAAAAAACCAATGATATGGATGCTGGCCAAGTCTCCTTTCACAATAATAAAGCAGTTCAAAAGATCGTAGTTGAAAAACGCAATGGAGATGTAATAAAACGACTCAATAAAACAAAAGAGCAATGCCAACATCCTGATTTAAGAGGTGAGAGAGAGGAGCGAGATACTCgcattaaaaacaaagaaaaagctGCTCTGGCTGCTAAGAAAAAGTCAGAACTTGAGGCACAGAAAGTCCGTGCAGCGGAAGCAGAAAAAAGATCCTACGATCGTCTGTTTGTTGAGAGTAAGATGAGAACAAATGAAGATGGCTATGATTCGGATGATTTTATGTAAAAAAGAAATATGAGTACCTCCCTACATCTAAAGGTGTCTCATCTCTTAACTTTATTTCCTACTTATCGGTTACTTTTTCTGAATTGTTGATCGTTTCATCTGTAATAAAAACCATTTTGGTTTACTTGTATATATTATAATGTAAATTTTCTTTGCGATTCTATGTTTGATGAGACTGCTCCGGATGCTAACTTTCCATACATAAACGATATAATTGAGATTATGGACCAATCAGTGTTAGATCacgattgaaaacctgaaagcatttcTGAAGAGTCTTTAACTAGGataaaacggtcgtccagtgcttccacgctTCATTGacggtctaacattgatcggtttatgatctcaattGAAACTCAAccatctccacaaccctattctaataaacaatataatttaATGGTCTGAACATCCGCGCGCTATTTTTTAAAGGGTTGATTTGAAGTATGAAATATTTTGCTTTTTTACTTAAAATAGCATTTCGCAGAGGGCAATTTTGGGTCAGTCATAGACAATATAAACCCTAGCAAAAATGCGTACAAGTCTGATTAATGACATGCTCAGTTTCGTATTAGAAGCTTTTGTACTTCCTCTATTTATAAATGTGGAATGGTCAGTATTACCAAACATACATTGGACTCTAATTTAAAAGCAATAAAAAGACTCAGCTTTACCTTATAAATAGGGGAACTGCAGTTCATGTGCTTGTCGACAGCTGTAGATAAGTT of Schistosoma mansoni, WGS project CABG00000000 data, chromosome W unplaced supercontig 0115, strain Puerto Rico, whole genome shotgun sequence contains these proteins:
- a CDS encoding DUF814 domain protein; protein product: MVLHFKCELVQPPYFIYMGEDKHENDELIRWGWPEDVWFHVDALSSAHVYLRLKEGETLDDVPAAVIQDCAQLVKENSIQGCKLNDVTVVYTKWENLKKTNDMDAGQVSFHNNKAVQKIVVEKRNGDVIKRLNKTKEQCQHPDLRGEREERDTRIKNKEKAALAAKKKSELEAQKVRAAEAEKRSYDRLFVESKMRTNEDGYDSDDFM